A single genomic interval of Rhodopseudomonas palustris harbors:
- a CDS encoding glucose 1-dehydrogenase, giving the protein MTQTYPEPPYPSQRQSMPGSTDKMTPRPDHGEHSYKGSGKLTRKVAIITGGDSGIGRAVAIAYAREGADLLIAYLSEDDDARQVKELVEAEGRKAVLVAGDISEQHHCRNVVDHAVEEFGRIDLLVNNAAHQATFKDISDISDEEWQTTFAVNIHAMFYLTKAAVPHMKPGSAIINTASVNSDMPNPMLLAYATTKGAIQNFTGGLAQMLASKGIRANAVAPGPIWTPLIPSTMPDDAVKNFGKQVPLGRAGQPAELATAYVMLADPLSSYTSGMTVAVTGGKPFI; this is encoded by the coding sequence ATGACGCAGACATATCCGGAGCCGCCCTACCCGAGCCAGCGCCAATCCATGCCGGGCTCGACAGACAAGATGACGCCGCGTCCCGATCATGGCGAGCACAGCTACAAGGGCTCCGGCAAGCTGACCCGAAAGGTCGCGATCATCACCGGCGGCGACAGCGGCATCGGACGTGCGGTCGCGATCGCCTACGCCCGTGAAGGCGCCGACCTGCTGATCGCCTATCTGAGCGAGGATGACGACGCCCGGCAGGTCAAGGAGCTGGTCGAGGCAGAAGGCCGCAAGGCAGTGCTGGTCGCCGGCGATATCTCCGAGCAGCATCATTGCCGCAACGTGGTCGACCACGCCGTCGAGGAATTCGGCCGGATCGACCTCCTGGTCAACAACGCCGCGCATCAGGCGACCTTCAAGGATATCAGCGACATCAGCGACGAGGAGTGGCAGACGACGTTCGCCGTCAACATCCACGCGATGTTCTATCTGACCAAGGCCGCGGTGCCGCACATGAAGCCGGGCAGCGCGATCATCAACACGGCCTCGGTCAATTCCGACATGCCTAACCCGATGCTGCTCGCCTATGCAACGACCAAGGGTGCGATCCAGAACTTCACCGGCGGCTTGGCGCAGATGCTCGCCAGCAAAGGCATCCGCGCCAATGCGGTCGCGCCCGGCCCGATCTGGACGCCGCTCATTCCCTCGACGATGCCGGATGACGCGGTGAAGAACTTCGGCAAGCAGGTTCCGCTGGGCCGCGCCGGCCAGCCCGCGGAGCTTGCCACAGCCTATGTGATGCTGGCCGATCCGTTGTCGAGCTACACGTCCGGCATGACGGTCGCGGTCACCGGCGGCAAACCGTTCATCTGA
- a CDS encoding DUF378 domain-containing protein, with translation MRVINILTLLLIIVGGLNWGLVGLFDFDLVSALLGNGSAETATSSTSARIVYILVAIAAVYQIVSLSRLVASRDSVFGTNTTY, from the coding sequence ATGCGCGTCATCAACATCCTGACCCTTCTACTGATCATCGTCGGCGGACTGAACTGGGGATTGGTCGGCCTGTTCGACTTCGATCTCGTCTCGGCACTTCTCGGCAACGGCAGCGCCGAAACGGCCACCTCGTCGACGTCGGCGCGGATCGTGTACATTCTTGTCGCAATTGCGGCGGTGTACCAAATCGTATCGCTGTCCCGCCTAGTGGCGTCACGCGACTCGGTCTTCGGCACCAACACCACGTACTAA
- a CDS encoding response regulator has protein sequence MISQSTALAGLRILLVEDEYFIADDMMRKFEESGAEVVGPFSRIEDALAAVSSNQHLDAAVLDINLQGKMVYPIADELTARGVRFVFSTGYDHHTIPARFDHIVRCEKPADPETVISALFQT, from the coding sequence ATGATCAGTCAGTCCACCGCGTTGGCCGGCCTCCGGATTCTTCTGGTCGAGGACGAGTACTTCATCGCCGATGACATGATGCGCAAGTTCGAGGAGAGTGGTGCCGAAGTCGTCGGCCCGTTCTCGCGGATCGAGGACGCGCTGGCCGCCGTGTCGTCGAACCAGCATCTCGATGCGGCGGTACTCGACATCAATCTGCAGGGCAAGATGGTGTATCCGATCGCCGACGAACTCACCGCGCGCGGCGTTCGGTTCGTGTTCTCGACCGGCTACGATCATCACACCATTCCTGCTCGGTTCGACCACATCGTCCGATGCGAAAAGCCGGCCGATCCCGAAACGGTGATCAGCGCGCTGTTCCAGACCTGA
- a CDS encoding hemerythrin domain-containing protein, which yields MFANRISRTLHDEHRATIALMERLEAAISRRQPINIADPAGARLLADLAAAIEADTLRHFDFEETQLFTMFNSVGDQLIGDHLTEEHSFMRPLGEKLIAQARAAQADGFDADSWREFSRSGAELVQRMVVHVQKEEMALLPLLDQTMDDATETRLYEAYVQASQGTVAT from the coding sequence ATGTTCGCCAACCGCATCAGCCGGACCCTGCACGACGAACATCGCGCCACCATCGCGCTGATGGAGCGGCTGGAGGCGGCGATCTCGCGGCGGCAGCCGATCAACATTGCCGATCCCGCCGGTGCGCGGTTGCTCGCCGATCTCGCCGCTGCAATCGAAGCCGATACGCTGCGGCATTTCGATTTCGAAGAGACCCAGCTGTTCACGATGTTCAACTCGGTCGGTGACCAGCTGATCGGCGATCATCTCACCGAGGAGCACAGCTTCATGCGGCCGCTCGGCGAGAAGCTGATTGCGCAAGCGCGGGCGGCGCAGGCTGACGGCTTCGACGCCGATAGCTGGCGTGAGTTCAGCCGTTCTGGCGCCGAACTGGTGCAGCGCATGGTGGTGCATGTACAAAAGGAAGAGATGGCGCTGCTGCCGCTGCTCGACCAGACCATGGACGACGCCACCGAAACCCGCCTGTACGAAGCCTATGTGCAAGCGAGCCAAGGGACGGTAGCGACATGA
- a CDS encoding DUF2249 domain-containing protein: MNRSNAQTERGRRWYVGDRPHVDVRGLPCPEPLVTVLRLIDGSEVGDGLTALVSQEPLLLYPELDARGWRYRTVTSAGDTLVRNGEVVLEIERSAK, translated from the coding sequence ATGAACCGCAGCAACGCACAGACCGAACGAGGGCGCCGCTGGTACGTCGGCGACCGGCCGCATGTCGACGTCCGCGGCCTACCGTGTCCCGAGCCCTTGGTCACTGTGCTGCGCCTGATCGACGGCAGCGAGGTGGGGGATGGATTGACAGCGCTCGTTAGTCAGGAGCCGCTCCTGCTGTATCCCGAGCTCGACGCGCGCGGCTGGCGCTACCGCACGGTGACGTCGGCCGGTGACACGCTGGTGCGGAATGGCGAGGTAGTCCTTGAGATCGAGCGTAGCGCCAAATGA